One Paracoccus methylovorus genomic region harbors:
- a CDS encoding ABC transporter ATP-binding protein: MTVTDVVRREVALRNLSKSYSLNGQSLQVLRHLDLDIRGGESLAIVGPSGCGKTTLLRLLAGLEAPDGGQVLIDGQAVTGVGTERAVIFQEPRLLPWLTVLDNVSFGLDLRGLSRDEARGRARRYIRLVGLSGFENAWPRQLSGGMAQRVGIARALAIQPEILLLDEPFGALDAMTKLTMQEELTRIWQEEGVTMVLVTHDLEEAIFLADRVLVMSRDRATPPRLIGNDLPRPRDRSHRDFVDMRRQLMAQFGLH; encoded by the coding sequence ATGACCGTGACCGACGTTGTCCGCAGAGAGGTTGCCCTGCGCAACCTCTCGAAATCCTACAGCCTCAACGGCCAGTCGCTGCAGGTCCTGCGCCACCTGGATCTGGATATCCGCGGCGGCGAGTCGCTGGCGATCGTCGGCCCCTCGGGCTGCGGCAAGACCACGCTGTTGCGGCTTCTGGCCGGTCTTGAGGCACCGGATGGCGGGCAGGTTCTGATCGACGGGCAGGCCGTGACCGGCGTGGGCACCGAGCGCGCCGTGATCTTTCAGGAACCGCGCCTGCTGCCTTGGTTGACGGTGCTGGACAACGTGTCCTTCGGGCTGGACCTGCGTGGCCTGTCGCGGGACGAGGCCCGTGGCCGTGCGCGGCGCTATATCCGTCTGGTGGGTCTCAGCGGCTTTGAAAACGCTTGGCCGCGCCAGCTTTCGGGTGGCATGGCGCAACGCGTGGGGATCGCCCGCGCCCTGGCGATCCAGCCCGAGATCCTGCTGCTGGACGAGCCATTCGGCGCGCTGGACGCGATGACCAAGCTGACCATGCAAGAGGAACTGACCCGCATCTGGCAGGAAGAGGGCGTGACGATGGTGCTGGTCACCCATGATCTGGAAGAGGCCATCTTTCTGGCCGACCGGGTGCTGGTCATGTCGCGCGACCGCGCGACGCCGCCCCGCCTGATCGGCAACGACCTGCCCCGCCCCCGCGACCGCAGTCATCGCGACTTCGTCGATATGCGCCGGCAGTTGATGGCGCAATTCGGGCTGCATTGA
- a CDS encoding ABC transporter substrate-binding protein: MKHLLSSLALGTALTLSGTAHAEDVTLRYLASHGGIAAHELAKELGWFDGTGVDVETVGYAAGGPESLMALAGGSIEIGSAATAAVLNSIIGGNDFIAAYPTQGINDQVQSIFYVLEDSPIRSIEDIAGKTIAVNTLGAHLDYTVREALQQKGLAQDAANLVTVPGPQLEQVLRSGQVDVAAFGYWQTTFEGAARQQGGIRAVFGDTDVLGDIAGGFAVLRRDWVEDHPDAARIFVETSARALDYAREHPEKTREITAKVLKDRGENPDVAAFFAGYGVRKGGLATERDVQFWIDVLVREGKLAEGQLKARDVLLITQEEVAAK, encoded by the coding sequence ATGAAACACCTCCTGTCTTCGCTGGCCTTGGGCACTGCTCTCACGCTGTCCGGCACAGCCCACGCCGAAGATGTCACGCTGCGCTACCTGGCCAGCCATGGCGGCATCGCGGCACATGAACTGGCCAAAGAGCTGGGCTGGTTCGACGGAACCGGCGTCGATGTCGAAACCGTGGGCTACGCCGCAGGCGGACCGGAATCGCTGATGGCGCTGGCCGGCGGCTCGATCGAGATCGGCAGCGCCGCAACTGCGGCCGTGCTGAACTCGATCATCGGCGGCAACGATTTCATCGCCGCCTATCCGACGCAGGGCATCAACGATCAGGTCCAGTCGATCTTTTACGTGCTGGAGGACAGCCCGATCCGCTCGATCGAGGATATTGCCGGCAAGACCATCGCGGTAAACACGCTTGGCGCGCATCTGGACTATACCGTGCGCGAGGCGCTGCAGCAGAAGGGTCTGGCACAGGACGCCGCCAATCTGGTGACGGTGCCGGGACCGCAGCTTGAACAGGTGCTGCGTTCCGGTCAGGTCGATGTGGCGGCCTTTGGCTATTGGCAGACCACCTTCGAAGGCGCCGCGCGCCAGCAGGGCGGCATTCGCGCGGTGTTCGGCGATACCGACGTGCTGGGCGACATCGCCGGCGGTTTTGCCGTGCTGCGTCGCGATTGGGTCGAGGATCACCCCGACGCAGCCCGCATCTTTGTCGAGACCTCGGCGCGGGCGCTGGATTATGCGCGCGAACACCCCGAGAAAACCCGCGAGATCACCGCCAAGGTTCTCAAGGACCGGGGCGAGAACCCCGATGTCGCCGCCTTCTTCGCAGGCTATGGCGTGCGCAAGGGCGGGCTGGCCACCGAACGCGACGTGCAGTTCTGGATCGACGTGCTGGTGCGTGAAGGCAAGTTGGCCGAGGGCCAGTTGAAAGCGCGCGACGTGCTGCTGATCACGCAAGAAGAGGTCGCCGCAAAATGA
- a CDS encoding ABC transporter permease, whose protein sequence is MSLQTLDTPRPRKGAPGPSALPAWRGRLAGLASRYGLVAVFLVLWQLSGPLGWVSPAVFPPLDKIFAALWQGLSSGALLDDIGISLQRAGIAFGAAVALGIPLGLLMGQLPPVERALDPILQLFRQTSALALYPVFILLLGLGETSKVFVIFWATLFPILLATIGGVQEVDRKLIEMARSYGAGHLAIFRRVVLPASVPAIFVGLRLSATTALLLLIAAEMIGANKGLGFQVMNAQYNFQIPLMFAAIFLLAFLGLAANAVLVALQRRLCRWAVTDR, encoded by the coding sequence ATGAGCCTTCAGACATTGGACACACCGCGCCCGCGCAAGGGCGCCCCCGGCCCTTCCGCCCTGCCCGCGTGGCGCGGCCGTCTGGCCGGACTGGCCTCTCGCTATGGGTTGGTCGCGGTCTTTCTGGTCCTGTGGCAATTGTCGGGTCCCCTTGGCTGGGTCAGCCCGGCGGTGTTCCCGCCGCTGGACAAGATCTTCGCCGCACTGTGGCAGGGGCTGTCCAGCGGGGCGCTGCTTGACGATATCGGCATCAGCCTGCAACGCGCCGGCATCGCCTTCGGGGCCGCGGTGGCACTTGGCATCCCGCTTGGGTTGCTGATGGGCCAGTTGCCCCCGGTCGAGCGGGCGCTGGACCCGATCCTGCAACTATTCCGGCAGACCTCGGCGCTGGCGCTTTACCCGGTCTTCATTCTGCTGCTGGGTCTGGGCGAGACCTCAAAGGTCTTCGTGATCTTCTGGGCGACGCTGTTTCCGATCCTTCTGGCCACCATCGGCGGCGTGCAGGAAGTGGACCGCAAGCTGATCGAAATGGCGCGCAGCTATGGCGCCGGGCATCTGGCGATCTTTCGCCGCGTGGTGCTGCCTGCCTCGGTTCCCGCGATCTTCGTCGGCCTGCGCCTGTCAGCCACGACCGCACTGTTGCTGCTGATCGCCGCCGAGATGATCGGCGCGAACAAGGGGCTGGGCTTCCAGGTGATGAACGCCCAGTACAATTTCCAGATTCCGCTGATGTTCGCCGCGATCTTTCTGCTGGCTTTTCTGGGGCTTGCGGCCAACGCGGTTCTTGTCGCGCTGCAACGCCGCCTGTGTCGCTGGGCTGTTACAGACCGCTGA
- a CDS encoding LLM class flavin-dependent oxidoreductase produces the protein MTRKIRLGAFLPGGGQHIASWRHPDQPADGAVSFEFHKQLAQTAERGLFDAYFLADGLAASVGGTSEGGPARVAGFEPVTLFAALAPLTTHLGFIATASTTYEEPYNTARKFASLDLISQGRAGWNVVTTATEAAARNFNLDQQFPHAFRYKRAAEHVEVVRKLWDSFEDDIFIRDKASGDFFDRDKLHAADHKGEHFKVQGPLNVPRSPQGHPVIVQAGQSEDGRALAAATAEVIFTAHQHLSTAQEFYRDIKRRARNLGRNPDHVLIMPGVAPFVGRTDEEAQEKYAALTGLIRDEDGVSLLNGLTGGTLDLTGYDLDAPLPPAPPTEGMKSRQALIRQIADENDFTIRQLFQWVATARGHYTIVGSASRIADVLQEWFENEGADGFNILPPWLPTGLDDFVELVIPELQRRGLFRTEYEGRTLRENLGLPFPINRYAAARAAAQAAE, from the coding sequence ATGACCCGCAAGATCAGACTCGGCGCCTTTCTGCCCGGCGGCGGACAGCATATCGCCTCGTGGCGCCATCCCGATCAGCCGGCCGACGGTGCCGTCAGCTTCGAATTTCACAAGCAGCTTGCGCAAACCGCCGAGCGCGGCTTGTTCGACGCCTATTTTCTGGCCGACGGTCTGGCGGCCTCGGTCGGCGGCACGTCTGAAGGGGGTCCTGCCCGTGTCGCGGGGTTCGAGCCGGTGACGCTGTTCGCCGCGCTCGCGCCGCTGACCACCCATCTGGGCTTCATCGCCACCGCCTCGACCACGTATGAAGAACCCTATAACACCGCCCGCAAATTCGCCTCGCTCGACCTGATATCGCAAGGGCGCGCGGGCTGGAACGTGGTGACGACCGCGACCGAGGCGGCGGCGCGGAACTTCAACCTCGACCAGCAGTTCCCGCATGCCTTCCGCTACAAACGCGCGGCCGAGCATGTCGAGGTGGTCAGGAAGCTTTGGGACAGTTTCGAGGACGACATCTTCATCCGCGACAAGGCCAGCGGCGATTTCTTCGACCGCGACAAACTGCATGCGGCCGACCACAAGGGCGAGCATTTCAAAGTGCAGGGCCCGCTGAACGTGCCGCGTTCACCGCAGGGCCATCCGGTAATCGTGCAGGCCGGCCAGTCCGAGGATGGCCGCGCCCTGGCCGCCGCCACGGCCGAAGTGATCTTCACCGCGCATCAACACCTGTCCACGGCACAGGAATTCTATCGCGATATCAAGCGTCGCGCGCGTAATCTGGGCCGCAACCCGGATCATGTCCTGATCATGCCCGGCGTCGCGCCCTTCGTTGGCCGCACGGACGAGGAAGCGCAGGAAAAATACGCCGCGCTGACCGGGCTGATCCGCGACGAGGACGGCGTCTCGCTGCTGAACGGGTTGACCGGCGGCACGCTGGACCTGACCGGCTATGATCTGGATGCGCCACTTCCCCCCGCCCCCCCGACCGAGGGGATGAAGTCCCGTCAGGCGCTGATCCGCCAGATCGCGGATGAAAACGACTTCACCATCCGCCAGCTTTTCCAATGGGTCGCCACGGCACGCGGTCATTACACCATCGTCGGCTCGGCCAGCCGCATCGCGGATGTGCTGCAAGAGTGGTTCGAAAACGAAGGCGCGGACGGCTTCAACATCCTGCCGCCATGGTTGCCGACCGGGCTTGACGATTTCGTCGAACTGGTGATCCCGGAATTGCAGCGCCGCGGCCTGTTCCGCACCGAATACGAGGGCCGGACCCTGCGCGAGAATCTGGGCCTGCCCTTCCCCATCAATCGCTACGCGGCCGCGCGCGCCGCCGCCCAGGCCGCGGAGTAG
- a CDS encoding alkaline phosphatase: protein MRTIFAALAASTMLTGVAGAAEIYPLDRATILANSPFDFKIELDAVYGEGDVSVLVNGKPYAEVFGKPAEFQAEEKGDNDETLGSALILRDLALAEPGSYSVEVKAGDETKSVTWEVYTTAEAPTAKNVIFIIGDGLSVAHRTSARIMSKGMADGKANGRLAMDDLDYMAFIGTSSTHSIATDSANTASAYMTGHKSRVNALGVYADRTPDSFDDPKVETIAEALRRTTNKAIGVVSTSELQDATPAAVVSHTRKRGDKAEIVGMFHDVLPEVMLGGGSAYFLKSDIPGSKRKDDKDYIQLFRDAGYALATTGEELAQAAGTNNDRLLGLFHTGNMDTWLDRNQLKKGTVEKFPDQPGLVDMTTAALNQLSKNPDGFFLMVEAASVDKMSHPMDWERAVLETIELDHVVAVARDFAAKNPDTLVVLTGDHTHGVSLIGTIDTQKEGDDMREKVGVYDDAGFPDYVDADGDGFPDSVDVKRPLAIFASNFPDYYETWGPKLDAPFFPAIQDADGNYVANEAYKDVPGAVLRVGNIPRENDTAVHAVDDIVLQASGPGAEAFKGYMEQSDVYKVLADVFALGAQQK from the coding sequence ATGCGCACCATCTTTGCCGCCCTTGCGGCCAGCACCATGCTTACCGGCGTCGCCGGCGCCGCTGAAATCTATCCGCTCGACCGGGCCACGATCCTTGCGAACTCGCCCTTTGACTTCAAGATCGAGCTGGACGCCGTTTACGGCGAAGGCGACGTGTCGGTTCTGGTGAACGGCAAGCCCTATGCCGAGGTGTTCGGCAAGCCGGCGGAATTCCAGGCCGAGGAAAAGGGCGACAACGACGAGACGCTCGGCTCGGCGCTGATCCTGCGCGATCTGGCGCTGGCCGAGCCCGGCAGCTACAGCGTCGAGGTCAAGGCCGGCGACGAGACGAAATCGGTCACCTGGGAGGTCTATACGACTGCCGAGGCGCCCACGGCCAAGAATGTCATCTTCATCATCGGCGACGGCCTGTCGGTCGCGCACCGCACCTCGGCCCGGATCATGTCCAAGGGCATGGCGGACGGTAAGGCGAACGGGCGTCTTGCCATGGACGATCTGGACTATATGGCCTTTATCGGCACGTCCTCGACCCATTCCATCGCCACCGACTCGGCCAACACCGCATCGGCCTATATGACGGGGCACAAAAGCCGGGTGAACGCGCTTGGCGTTTACGCCGACCGCACGCCCGACAGCTTTGACGATCCGAAGGTGGAAACCATCGCCGAGGCGCTGCGTCGCACCACGAACAAGGCGATCGGCGTCGTCTCGACCTCGGAACTGCAAGACGCCACCCCGGCTGCGGTCGTGTCCCATACCCGCAAGCGCGGCGACAAGGCCGAGATCGTCGGCATGTTCCACGACGTGCTGCCCGAGGTGATGCTGGGCGGTGGCTCGGCCTATTTCCTCAAGTCGGACATTCCCGGCTCCAAACGTAAGGACGACAAGGATTATATCCAGCTTTTCCGTGACGCGGGATATGCCCTCGCCACCACCGGGGAAGAGCTTGCGCAAGCGGCGGGAACCAACAACGACAGGCTGTTGGGCTTGTTCCACACCGGCAATATGGACACCTGGCTTGACCGCAATCAGTTGAAAAAGGGCACGGTCGAGAAGTTCCCCGACCAACCGGGCCTTGTGGACATGACCACGGCGGCGCTGAACCAGCTTTCCAAGAACCCCGACGGCTTTTTCCTGATGGTCGAGGCGGCCTCGGTCGACAAGATGTCCCACCCGATGGACTGGGAACGTGCGGTTCTGGAAACCATCGAGCTTGACCATGTGGTAGCAGTCGCACGCGACTTTGCGGCCAAGAACCCCGACACGCTGGTCGTGCTGACGGGCGACCACACGCATGGCGTTTCGCTGATCGGCACCATCGACACCCAGAAAGAGGGTGACGACATGCGCGAGAAGGTCGGCGTCTATGACGATGCGGGCTTTCCCGATTATGTCGATGCCGATGGCGACGGCTTTCCCGACAGCGTGGACGTGAAGCGTCCGCTGGCGATCTTTGCCTCGAACTTCCCGGATTACTACGAGACCTGGGGTCCCAAGCTGGATGCCCCCTTCTTCCCGGCGATTCAGGATGCGGACGGCAATTACGTCGCGAACGAGGCCTATAAGGACGTCCCCGGCGCGGTCCTGCGCGTGGGCAACATCCCGCGGGAAAACGACACTGCGGTGCATGCCGTGGACGACATCGTGCTGCAAGCCAGCGGCCCCGGCGCCGAGGCGTTCAAGGGCTATATGGAGCAATCGGACGTCTACAAGGTTCTGGCCGATGTCTTCGCCCTTGGTGCGCAACAGAAGTAA
- a CDS encoding ABC transporter ATP-binding protein — protein sequence MLALQLSGVEVRFPGLDAPALHIPDLTLPAGGRMSVAGPSGSGKSTLVNVITGLERPTTGRVLWNGTDIAALPEAARDRWRGMNVGLIMQDFHLFPGLSALENVLLPARLARVADRAMTARAAGLLAEVGLSRPDQSVETMSRGEMQRVAVARALLRRPGVIVADEPTASLDPANGVAIGSLLIGLAEQTGATLIVVSHDPGLIARLPRRLMLAGGTLMHDDMTEAA from the coding sequence ATGCTTGCCCTGCAGCTTTCCGGTGTCGAGGTCCGGTTTCCCGGTCTTGATGCCCCCGCCCTGCATATCCCCGATCTGACCCTGCCTGCTGGGGGGCGCATGTCCGTGGCGGGCCCTTCGGGGTCGGGGAAATCCACGCTGGTCAACGTGATCACTGGGCTGGAGCGTCCGACGACCGGTCGCGTCCTTTGGAACGGCACCGATATCGCGGCGCTGCCCGAGGCCGCCCGCGACCGCTGGCGCGGCATGAATGTCGGGCTGATCATGCAGGATTTCCACTTGTTCCCCGGGCTTTCGGCGCTGGAGAACGTGCTTTTGCCCGCCCGTCTCGCGCGGGTGGCGGATCGGGCGATGACGGCGCGCGCAGCGGGGCTGCTGGCCGAGGTCGGTCTTTCCCGCCCCGACCAGAGCGTCGAAACCATGTCGCGGGGCGAGATGCAGCGCGTGGCCGTCGCCCGCGCCCTGTTGCGCCGGCCCGGCGTCATCGTGGCGGATGAACCGACGGCCAGCCTTGATCCGGCCAATGGTGTGGCCATCGGATCGCTGCTGATAGGGCTGGCGGAACAGACGGGGGCGACGCTGATCGTCGTGTCGCACGATCCCGGCCTGATCGCCCGGTTGCCCCGCCGCCTTATGCTGGCCGGCGGCACGCTTATGCATGACGACATGACGGAAGCCGCCTGA
- a CDS encoding ABC transporter permease: MLRFILADLGRLKAGSFVIVMLIALAVALGIGVTLQERALRLGSARAADKFDLVIGAPGSETQLVLSTVFLQPAALPLVSGDVLADLQNDPRVSWAAPVGFGDFYRAYPVIGTTTRLIAETAPDLAEGVIFAAEGEAVVGSMVDLEVGAEITPTHGDIAQGGHGHDDVHYRVTGKLSPTGTPWDRAILVPIQAVWQVHGMAADHDHAEGEEGEPHADGEHAHDHDHAGFDPHAPLAEDWHLGETPGVPAILVKPASIADAYKLRQDYRANEGTVAVFPAEVLTSLYGTLGDARQVLAAVAAAAQGLVAVALLLVTMTHIGQRKRQIGALRALGAPRSSIFALVWTELFALIACGVALGLAGGYLAAKLLSRAIAQRQGFELPIEFSASDFTGLAMLLGVAALLAGLPAWTAFRQSPVASLRS, translated from the coding sequence ATGTTGCGTTTCATCCTTGCCGATCTCGGCCGTCTCAAGGCGGGCTCTTTCGTTATCGTGATGCTGATCGCGCTGGCGGTCGCGCTTGGCATCGGCGTGACCTTGCAGGAACGCGCCTTGCGGCTTGGCAGCGCGCGGGCCGCCGACAAGTTCGATCTGGTGATCGGCGCACCGGGCAGCGAGACGCAGCTTGTCCTTTCGACCGTATTCCTGCAACCGGCCGCGCTGCCGCTGGTGTCTGGCGATGTTCTGGCCGATTTGCAGAACGATCCCCGGGTCTCATGGGCGGCGCCGGTTGGCTTTGGCGATTTCTACCGCGCCTATCCGGTGATCGGCACCACGACGCGGTTGATCGCCGAAACCGCGCCGGACCTTGCCGAAGGCGTGATTTTTGCCGCCGAGGGCGAGGCGGTGGTCGGCTCGATGGTCGATCTGGAGGTAGGGGCCGAGATTACCCCCACGCATGGCGACATCGCGCAAGGCGGGCATGGTCACGACGATGTTCATTACCGCGTCACCGGCAAGTTAAGCCCGACTGGCACCCCATGGGACCGCGCCATTCTGGTGCCGATTCAGGCGGTCTGGCAGGTGCATGGCATGGCGGCCGACCACGACCACGCCGAGGGTGAGGAAGGCGAGCCCCATGCGGACGGCGAACATGCCCACGATCACGACCACGCCGGCTTCGATCCCCACGCTCCGCTTGCCGAGGACTGGCACTTGGGCGAAACTCCTGGCGTGCCGGCTATTCTGGTCAAGCCGGCCAGCATCGCCGACGCCTATAAACTGCGTCAGGATTACCGCGCGAACGAGGGGACCGTGGCGGTTTTCCCGGCCGAGGTCCTGACCAGTCTTTACGGCACCTTGGGCGATGCCCGGCAGGTTTTGGCCGCTGTTGCCGCTGCGGCGCAGGGTCTGGTGGCGGTGGCGCTGCTGCTGGTCACGATGACGCATATCGGCCAGCGCAAGCGTCAGATCGGCGCGTTGCGGGCACTTGGCGCCCCCCGCAGCTCGATCTTTGCGCTGGTCTGGACCGAGCTGTTCGCGCTGATAGCCTGTGGCGTCGCGCTGGGTCTTGCCGGCGGTTATCTGGCAGCGAAGCTTTTGTCCCGCGCGATCGCGCAGCGTCAGGGGTTCGAGCTTCCGATCGAGTTTTCCGCCAGCGATTTTACGGGTCTGGCGATGCTGCTGGGGGTTGCGGCCCTGCTTGCGGGTTTGCCTGCATGGACGGCCTTTCGGCAATCTCCGGTCGCCAGCCTGCGCAGTTGA
- a CDS encoding helix-turn-helix domain-containing protein, whose amino-acid sequence MIRDLQALRTLVAIAAGGSFAAAAASLRMSRAMASKHVLDLEAELGVKLISRTTRRLSLTEAG is encoded by the coding sequence ATGATCCGCGATCTGCAGGCCCTGCGCACCTTGGTCGCCATTGCGGCGGGGGGCAGCTTTGCCGCTGCTGCGGCCAGCCTTCGGATGTCGCGCGCCATGGCCAGCAAGCATGTCTTGGATCTGGAGGCCGAGTTGGGCGTCAAGCTGATCAGCCGCACCACCCGCCGGTTAAGCCTTACCGAAGCGGGCTAG
- a CDS encoding substrate binding domain-containing protein, with product MLEMLETAEQEIRSSKGTPRGTLRINAPTSFGIRHLGVIVSEFLTLYPDVEVELTLDDRVVDIVDQGFDLAIRIRQLEDSSLTARYLAPAHIVLCASPDYLRRHGAPSHPCELASHSCLVYDYMARHGTWSLEREGQREDVRVHGRMRGNNGDVLMHAAIAGHGLTLAPTFIVHEAIRNGTLVPLLRDWHVIGGSFYAVMPPGRVDVLKVRVFLDHLAASLGRIPSWDRDLQGAPADD from the coding sequence ATGCTGGAGATGCTGGAAACGGCCGAGCAGGAGATCCGTTCGTCCAAGGGAACCCCTCGCGGGACGCTTCGCATCAATGCGCCGACATCTTTCGGCATCCGGCATCTTGGCGTGATCGTCAGCGAGTTTCTGACGTTATATCCCGATGTCGAGGTGGAGTTGACCCTTGATGACCGCGTCGTCGACATTGTCGATCAAGGCTTTGATCTGGCAATCCGTATCCGGCAGTTGGAGGATTCGTCGCTGACCGCCCGCTATCTGGCGCCGGCGCATATCGTATTATGCGCATCCCCGGATTACCTGCGCCGGCACGGCGCACCGTCGCATCCGTGCGAGCTGGCCAGCCATTCCTGCCTCGTCTACGATTACATGGCCCGGCATGGGACCTGGAGCCTGGAACGCGAAGGTCAGCGAGAGGACGTCCGGGTCCATGGCAGGATGCGCGGCAATAATGGCGATGTGCTGATGCATGCCGCGATAGCGGGGCACGGATTGACGCTCGCGCCGACATTCATTGTGCATGAGGCGATCAGGAACGGGACGCTGGTTCCGCTTTTGCGTGACTGGCACGTTATCGGGGGGTCATTTTACGCCGTAATGCCGCCCGGACGGGTCGATGTGCTGAAGGTCCGGGTTTTTCTGGACCATCTGGCCGCTTCCTTGGGAAGGATTCCAAGTTGGGACCGGGATCTTCAAGGCGCCCCTGCCGACGATTAA
- a CDS encoding helix-turn-helix domain-containing protein, whose amino-acid sequence MTVSPNNLIARAISREREAAGLSLSALAARAGLAKSTLSQLEAGKGNPNVETLWAIATALEIPFSALFETASETRALVRATEGTALSSDSAGFSAVLLDKSSPDRRRDLYRLRLQPGAVRHAAAHPRGTVEHALVITGRVRLGPEGALEDLGPGDYYRFMGDLPHSYMALDAPALVALVMDVPR is encoded by the coding sequence ATGACCGTCTCGCCCAACAACCTCATTGCCCGGGCCATCAGCCGCGAACGCGAGGCGGCGGGGCTAAGCCTTTCGGCCTTGGCGGCGCGCGCCGGGCTGGCGAAATCGACGCTTTCGCAACTGGAAGCGGGCAAGGGCAATCCGAATGTCGAGACGCTCTGGGCTATAGCCACCGCGCTGGAGATTCCGTTCAGCGCACTTTTCGAAACCGCGTCCGAGACACGCGCACTGGTCCGCGCCACCGAGGGCACCGCGCTTTCTTCCGACAGTGCCGGGTTCAGCGCCGTGCTGCTTGACAAGTCCTCACCCGACCGTCGGCGCGATCTTTACCGGCTGCGGCTTCAGCCCGGGGCGGTCCGCCATGCGGCGGCGCATCCACGGGGCACGGTCGAACATGCGCTGGTGATTACCGGACGGGTCCGGCTTGGGCCCGAGGGCGCGCTGGAGGATCTGGGTCCCGGCGATTACTACCGTTTCATGGGCGACCTGCCCCATTCTTACATGGCGCTCGATGCCCCCGCGCTTGTGGCCTTGGTCATGGATGTGCCGCGGTGA
- a CDS encoding AzlC family ABC transporter permease, producing the protein MTKPCMTTPIPSSPLRDGLVAAIPLMLGYFPIAFSFGIAATRAGLSAVEAVMFSVVIFAGAAQFLALALVTSGAPLAVSALTLAAMNLRHVMYGPALLEKAGENARTRYSWAWGWCLTDEVFGATLGAMARGMPFSEGFIGTVGLGAYAAWIAGTALGAVAGGDALKAFPVIDAGLGFMLPALFLALLLSILERRQVPAVMAAALATGLGTLILSPTLGILAGITVGAAAGMLKRRPA; encoded by the coding sequence GTGACCAAGCCCTGTATGACCACCCCGATCCCCTCCAGCCCCTTGCGTGACGGGTTGGTGGCCGCGATTCCGCTGATGCTGGGTTATTTCCCGATCGCATTTTCCTTTGGCATCGCCGCCACCCGCGCGGGGCTGAGCGCGGTCGAGGCGGTGATGTTCTCGGTGGTGATCTTTGCCGGCGCGGCGCAGTTTCTGGCGCTCGCGCTGGTGACGAGCGGCGCGCCGCTGGCCGTCTCGGCGCTGACGCTGGCGGCGATGAACCTGCGCCATGTGATGTATGGCCCGGCCTTGCTGGAGAAAGCCGGCGAGAACGCCCGCACCCGATATTCCTGGGCTTGGGGCTGGTGCCTGACTGACGAGGTGTTTGGGGCCACGCTGGGGGCGATGGCCCGGGGGATGCCGTTTTCCGAAGGTTTTATCGGCACCGTCGGCCTTGGCGCCTATGCGGCATGGATCGCGGGGACCGCCCTTGGTGCGGTGGCGGGCGGTGATGCGTTGAAGGCCTTTCCTGTGATAGATGCGGGTCTTGGCTTCATGCTGCCGGCACTGTTTCTGGCGCTGCTGCTTTCGATTCTGGAACGGCGGCAGGTGCCGGCCGTGATGGCGGCGGCGCTCGCAACGGGCTTGGGCACGCTTATCCTTTCCCCTACGCTGGGTATCCTTGCCGGGATCACCGTCGGCGCGGCTGCCGGCATGTTGAAACGGAGGCCCGCTTGA
- a CDS encoding AzlD domain-containing protein, producing the protein MKPELLFLVAAVGLATWLFRFLPTKLRLKRGEDEGPLRGFIAATGPAAIATLFTASILPLLTAAEGAQVALVLGVAAVLAVYAWRRSVVMATLAGAFAYGLGSLV; encoded by the coding sequence TTGAAACCTGAGCTTCTCTTTCTCGTGGCCGCGGTCGGACTTGCCACTTGGCTTTTTCGGTTCCTGCCGACGAAACTTCGCCTGAAGCGGGGCGAGGATGAGGGGCCGCTGCGCGGCTTTATCGCCGCCACCGGACCGGCTGCCATCGCCACCCTTTTCACCGCCTCGATCCTGCCTCTGCTTACCGCCGCAGAGGGGGCGCAGGTCGCGCTGGTGCTTGGCGTGGCTGCGGTGCTGGCCGTTTATGCCTGGCGCCGCTCGGTCGTTATGGCGACCCTTGCCGGTGCTTTCGCCTATGGTCTTGGGTCGCTGGTCTGA